The following are encoded in a window of Bradyrhizobium sp. WBOS07 genomic DNA:
- a CDS encoding isoprenyl transferase, which yields MSNAAAPATEGPDRSEAPAHVAIIMDGNGRWAAARGLPRAEGHRRGVEALRRVVRASHELGIRYLTIFSFSSENWSRPASEIGDLFGLLRRFIRNDLASLHRDGVKVRIIGEREGLESDICALLNEAEELTRDNSRLTLVVAFNYGSRQEIAKAAQKLAREVAEGMRDPATIDAETLGAHLDAPDIPDPDLIIRTSGEQRLSNFLMWQAAYSELVFVPIHWPDFDKAALEGAIAEFARRERRFGGLVAKTAS from the coding sequence ATGTCCAACGCCGCCGCGCCCGCAACGGAAGGACCTGACAGGTCCGAGGCGCCTGCGCATGTCGCCATCATCATGGATGGCAACGGGCGTTGGGCGGCCGCGCGCGGCCTGCCGCGTGCGGAGGGGCATCGCCGCGGCGTCGAGGCCTTGCGCCGCGTCGTGCGGGCCTCGCACGAGCTCGGCATCCGCTATCTCACGATCTTCTCGTTCTCGTCGGAGAACTGGTCGCGCCCGGCGAGCGAGATCGGCGATCTCTTCGGCCTGCTGCGCCGCTTCATCCGCAACGACCTGGCGAGCCTGCATCGCGACGGCGTCAAGGTCCGCATCATCGGCGAGCGCGAGGGGCTCGAGAGCGACATCTGCGCGCTGCTCAACGAGGCCGAGGAGCTGACACGCGACAATTCCCGCCTCACGCTCGTCGTTGCCTTCAACTACGGCTCGCGGCAGGAGATCGCCAAGGCGGCGCAAAAGCTCGCCCGCGAGGTCGCGGAAGGAATGCGCGATCCGGCCACGATCGATGCCGAGACGCTCGGGGCGCATCTCGATGCGCCCGACATTCCGGATCCCGATCTCATCATCCGCACCAGCGGGGAGCAGCGCCTGTCGAATTTCCTGATGTGGCAGGCCGCCTATAGCGAGCTCGTGTTCGTGCCGATCCACTGGCCCGACTTCGACAAGGCGGCGCTCGAAGGCGCGATCGCCGAATTCGCCAGGCGCGAGCGCCGTTTCGGCGGCCTGGTCGCGAAAACCGCCTCGTGA